In one Cervus canadensis isolate Bull #8, Minnesota chromosome 22, ASM1932006v1, whole genome shotgun sequence genomic region, the following are encoded:
- the HEMK1 gene encoding MTRF1L release factor glutamine methyltransferase isoform X3: MPVQYILGEWDFQGLNLKMAPPVFIPRPETEELVEWVLEEVTQGPRVVGAEGGPLILEVGCGSGAISLSLLSRLPQSRVTAVDKGEAAVCLTHENAQRLRLQDRIQIVPFDVTLVESWAHLLPWGPVDLVISNPPYVFHRDMEKLAPEILRYEDPVALDGGEEGMDIITHILALAPQLLKDSGSVFLEVDPQHPELVGSWLQSQPDLSLHLVAVRRDFCGRPRFLHIKRSGPQRGSPVDAWPGRQPARVPG; the protein is encoded by the exons ATGCCTGTGCAGTACATCCTTGGTGAATGGGACTTTCAGGGTCTCAATCTGAAGATGGCGCCCCCAGTTTTCATCCCTAGGCCAGAAACGGAG GAGCTGGTTGAATGGGTGCTGGAGGAGGTGACCCAAGGACCCCGCGTGGTGGGAGCTGAAGGCGGCCCCCTCATCTTGGAGGTGGGCTGTGGATCAGGAGCCATCTCCCTCAGCCTGCTGAGCAGGCTTCCCCAG AGCCGAGTCACTGCTGTGGATAAGGGAGAAGCCGCCGTCTGCCTAACCCATGAGAATGCTCAGAG GCTTCGGTTGCAGGACAGGATTCAGATCGTCCCCTTCGATGTGACCTTAG TGGAGAGCTGGGCACACCTTCTACCCTGGGGCCCTGTGGACCTGGTCATCAGCAACCCTCCCTACGTCTTCCACCGGGACATGGAGAAGCTGGCTCCTGAGATCCTCAG ATATGAAGACCCAGTAGCCCTGGATGGTGGTGAGGAGGGCATGGACATCATTACCCACATCCTGGCCCTGGCTCCTCAGCTCCTGAAGGACTCTGG AAGCGTCTTCTTGGAAGTGGACCCACAACACCCAGAGCTCGTTGGCAGCTGGCTTCAGAGCCAGCCTGACCTGTCCCTTCATCTCGTGGCTGTGCGCAGGGACTTCTGTGGGAG GCCACGGTTCCTACATATCAAGAGGTCTGGGCCACAGCGTGGTTCCCCTGTGGATGCCTGGCCAGGGCGCCAACCTGCCAGAGTGCCTGGCTGA
- the HEMK1 gene encoding MTRF1L release factor glutamine methyltransferase isoform X1, protein MLRALLFGPGWRRGIWGCSFSSWQPHQPPAGLLSATEVVNHWAAVFEEKGIPEARESSEYIVAHVLGAKTFQSLRPGLWTQPLTPWQLQCIQELSSYRLQRMPVQYILGEWDFQGLNLKMAPPVFIPRPETEELVEWVLEEVTQGPRVVGAEGGPLILEVGCGSGAISLSLLSRLPQSRVTAVDKGEAAVCLTHENAQRLRLQDRIQIVPFDVTLVESWAHLLPWGPVDLVISNPPYVFHRDMEKLAPEILRYEDPVALDGGEEGMDIITHILALAPQLLKDSGSVFLEVDPQHPELVGSWLQSQPDLSLHLVAVRRDFCGRPRFLHIKRSGPQRGSPVDAWPGRQPARVPG, encoded by the exons ATGCTGAGGGCCCTCCTCTTTGGCCCTGGGTGGAGGAGAGGCATTTGGGGCTGCTCCTTCAGCTCGTGGCAACCCCATCAGCCTCCGGCTGGGTTGTTGAGTGCCACCGAAGTGGTCAACCACTGGGCAGCGGTCTTTGAGGAAAAGGGCATCCCTGAGGCCCGGGAATCCAGTGAGTACATCGTGGCTCATGTCCTTGGAGCCAAAACA TTTCAGAGCCTGAGGCCAGGACTTTGGACCCAGCCCCTGACCCCTTGGCAGCTACAGTGTATCCAGGAGCTGAGTAGCTACCGTTTGCAAAG GATGCCTGTGCAGTACATCCTTGGTGAATGGGACTTTCAGGGTCTCAATCTGAAGATGGCGCCCCCAGTTTTCATCCCTAGGCCAGAAACGGAG GAGCTGGTTGAATGGGTGCTGGAGGAGGTGACCCAAGGACCCCGCGTGGTGGGAGCTGAAGGCGGCCCCCTCATCTTGGAGGTGGGCTGTGGATCAGGAGCCATCTCCCTCAGCCTGCTGAGCAGGCTTCCCCAG AGCCGAGTCACTGCTGTGGATAAGGGAGAAGCCGCCGTCTGCCTAACCCATGAGAATGCTCAGAG GCTTCGGTTGCAGGACAGGATTCAGATCGTCCCCTTCGATGTGACCTTAG TGGAGAGCTGGGCACACCTTCTACCCTGGGGCCCTGTGGACCTGGTCATCAGCAACCCTCCCTACGTCTTCCACCGGGACATGGAGAAGCTGGCTCCTGAGATCCTCAG ATATGAAGACCCAGTAGCCCTGGATGGTGGTGAGGAGGGCATGGACATCATTACCCACATCCTGGCCCTGGCTCCTCAGCTCCTGAAGGACTCTGG AAGCGTCTTCTTGGAAGTGGACCCACAACACCCAGAGCTCGTTGGCAGCTGGCTTCAGAGCCAGCCTGACCTGTCCCTTCATCTCGTGGCTGTGCGCAGGGACTTCTGTGGGAG GCCACGGTTCCTACATATCAAGAGGTCTGGGCCACAGCGTGGTTCCCCTGTGGATGCCTGGCCAGGGCGCCAACCTGCCAGAGTGCCTGGCTGA
- the HEMK1 gene encoding MTRF1L release factor glutamine methyltransferase isoform X2, whose translation MLRALLFGPGWRRGIWGCSFSSWQPHQPPAGLLSATEVVNHWAAVFEEKGIPEARESSEYIVAHVLGAKTFQSLRPGLWTQPLTPWQLQCIQELSSYRLQRMPVQYILGEWDFQGLNLKMAPPVFIPRPETEELVEWVLEEVTQGPRVVGAEGGPLILEVGCGSGAISLSLLSRLPQSRVTAVDKGEAAVCLTHENAQRYEDPVALDGGEEGMDIITHILALAPQLLKDSGSVFLEVDPQHPELVGSWLQSQPDLSLHLVAVRRDFCGRPRFLHIKRSGPQRGSPVDAWPGRQPARVPG comes from the exons ATGCTGAGGGCCCTCCTCTTTGGCCCTGGGTGGAGGAGAGGCATTTGGGGCTGCTCCTTCAGCTCGTGGCAACCCCATCAGCCTCCGGCTGGGTTGTTGAGTGCCACCGAAGTGGTCAACCACTGGGCAGCGGTCTTTGAGGAAAAGGGCATCCCTGAGGCCCGGGAATCCAGTGAGTACATCGTGGCTCATGTCCTTGGAGCCAAAACA TTTCAGAGCCTGAGGCCAGGACTTTGGACCCAGCCCCTGACCCCTTGGCAGCTACAGTGTATCCAGGAGCTGAGTAGCTACCGTTTGCAAAG GATGCCTGTGCAGTACATCCTTGGTGAATGGGACTTTCAGGGTCTCAATCTGAAGATGGCGCCCCCAGTTTTCATCCCTAGGCCAGAAACGGAG GAGCTGGTTGAATGGGTGCTGGAGGAGGTGACCCAAGGACCCCGCGTGGTGGGAGCTGAAGGCGGCCCCCTCATCTTGGAGGTGGGCTGTGGATCAGGAGCCATCTCCCTCAGCCTGCTGAGCAGGCTTCCCCAG AGCCGAGTCACTGCTGTGGATAAGGGAGAAGCCGCCGTCTGCCTAACCCATGAGAATGCTCAGAG ATATGAAGACCCAGTAGCCCTGGATGGTGGTGAGGAGGGCATGGACATCATTACCCACATCCTGGCCCTGGCTCCTCAGCTCCTGAAGGACTCTGG AAGCGTCTTCTTGGAAGTGGACCCACAACACCCAGAGCTCGTTGGCAGCTGGCTTCAGAGCCAGCCTGACCTGTCCCTTCATCTCGTGGCTGTGCGCAGGGACTTCTGTGGGAG GCCACGGTTCCTACATATCAAGAGGTCTGGGCCACAGCGTGGTTCCCCTGTGGATGCCTGGCCAGGGCGCCAACCTGCCAGAGTGCCTGGCTGA